The Lepeophtheirus salmonis chromosome 1, UVic_Lsal_1.4, whole genome shotgun sequence genome has a segment encoding these proteins:
- the Cht6 gene encoding uncharacterized protein Cht6 isoform X6, with translation MSLVKNKILPTLIVVLVCLSISSGTKLVKRQVDNQKKVVCYYANWAVYRQGQAKFSPQNINPYLCTHLIYAFGGLKKDDTIAPFDKYQDLEKRGLSHFASLKTYNKELKTMVAIGGWNEASKKFSPMVADPERRYTFIKSAVQFLRRYNFDGIDLDWEYPTQRDGGRPQDKENYAKLIKEMREAFEREADQTGKDRLIISMAVPASLEITAEGYDVRALDKDLDFFNVLAYDYHSSLETAVNHHSPLFRIKEISEFDFRTDLNIESTIKYYLGHGASPNKLVLGIPTYGRSYTLVNPDAHEIGSPTDGPGVKGNGTKEDGYLAYYEICKGIKEQKWDVVRANPGQTGPYAHHDNFWVGYDDIDIVREKAYYVAEEGLGGIMFWTIDNDDFRGNCHNEPYPLIEAAKRALYSSTTSVQSKTSVSISTSRLRNRFSYSSQHLLTDDTNRSRSDRPRSLSNNRGVTTPSPPTTPSSEPSFVCTDEGFFPHTKSCKKYYWCLEAAGVGMVAHTFTCPQGLFFNSLTDGCDFKRNVECGDKSTKEEVKVEDTTTESSVASKSNDKSVQDILQEIKSAGGLAAFEEQLQEEEFEKKELKQRTKDRNDDISSKTRNRFTKLLERKKPKESEPTSSESSYSQEKKEPSSFLTRLSNRRRNNDPPSSTSSPIITESPSTTPITSSPISNPPARSGFLRNRNRPTFLRNQPPQPEENIPAEDNEIVLPETPRNSLVQDPLKNVQRTSFLNRGTPPQSENISGLGKAEPVKISSDSFRPKTFVRNEEEEEELEVIKIDDQTPDLITEGTPTLLQRSRDSESRNLAYVTIDRSRGTPKLSDDTEPVIPSQGRESAAPSTTLVEEEAPRDRENTVRDLEYVTIQRGVPSRKKLQSQVIDRKPLDDEESVEDAGSLQGRLLQRLQQRKIKTQKNRNTLFKTSRRPSFIRPRKPVTTESSVLTPTIINTPEEEEIIINDEHVLITTNTVATTEIVTTQSASTSRPHQKLRPINLSSPSSVNEVDPLQNEFETSSTKSFFNPTSPSRNRFRPQVNQSPAPNTSPSPIRNRFQPQDVSSPPSPIRNRFRTRNQSPLSRPLSSRRRLQPKGQFPAPDSSNPSSTQNLVINEDQPTSSRLSTPFQNRIQLQNQSPAHKPSTHIPSRVQLQDQPPKHRSETTFAFENRIKLQEQSLDSNDSPSPKDNKPLIRGQFPALRPSTPSPFQNRFQIEDQSPEPTPTPSLEEIKSLNPDQSPIPTPSTPTPLQNNFLPQDQSPAPRLSTPSPLQNNFQPRDPSFFPRPSFPPQDPSLDVPETSPSPFKIIIQPEDQSPNNPNISLSRSRLQLQLQSPDAPETSPSRGKFQPHEQFFDTSEPSPSPLNNRFRQVEQSSDRPANTQYPTRSRFQPQGQSPDTPETSRYPSRSRFQPQEQSLETPPTSPSPLKSRFQPLEQSSDTPETSSSGSLFQEQSTDLPTTSTSTVRNVFQPQEQSSDEPETPSLRSRLKPQEQSIDTSSTPPSPSNNRFQSHEQSSDTPKTSPSGNGLPSQEQPQDSPKTSFSRNRFQSRNRSPDSSLSRNRFQSRNRSPKVPEISQEARTNIFQQQPRRLDVFRNRFQVSPSSPRPIVSKSKEEELFSDVQQQQNTLPISDDKESSQSNSDFPRDSITTASTTTDPPARSTLQFTRTTPSATTSKPRSIVTSPARRFPPSSTPTRNAASRSRSKSINRSRTRSRPTTTTTTPAPEYDYYYDEEYPGEKNGIGKLKSVDPIYDYDLTPLTEKVAITSEGVVCYDVGVFPHPGSCKKFITCSRRTSVGRIVGWEYECPIYLAFDSIGGRCNWASEVDCS, from the exons atgagtctagtcaaaaataaaatactgccAACCCTTATAGTGGTATTGGTATGTCTCTCCATATCTTCAG GAACAAAGTTGGTCAAAAGACAAGTTGATAATCAAAAGAAAGTTGTCTGCTACTATGCAAACTGGGCTGTCTACAGACAAGGCCAGGCCAAATTCTCACCTCAAAACATTAATCCTTATTTGTGCACGCATTTGATCTACGCATTTGGAGGATTGAAAAAAGATGATACAATTGCTCCATTTGACAAATACCAGGATCTAGAAAAAA GGGGATTATCACATTTTGCCTCCCTCAAAACATACAACAAGGAATTAAAAACCATGGTGGCCATTGGAGGATGGAATGAAGCATCCAAGAAATTTAGTCCCATGGTTGCTGATCCTGAGAGGCGATACACATTCATCAAGAGTGCTGTTCAGTTCTTGAGGCGATATAACTTTGATGGAATTGATTTGGATTGGGAGTATCCCACACAACGTGACGGAGGAAGGCCTcaagataaagaaaattatgCTAAATTGATCAAA GAAATGAGAGAAGCTTTTGAACGCGAAGCTGATCAAACTGGAAAGGATCGTCTCATCATATCTATGGCTGTTCCAGCTTCATTGGAAATTACTGCTGAAGGATATGACGTACGAGCATTGGATAAGGATTTGGATTTCTTTAATGTTTTAGCCTATGACTACCACTCCTCATTAGAGACAGCTGTGAATCATCATTCTCCTCTTTTCCGAATTAAAGAGATTTCGGAATTTGATTTCCGCACAGATTTAAATATCGAATCCacaattaagtattatttaggACATGGTGCTTCACCAAATAAACTTGTTTTGGGTATTCCTACCTATGGTCGCTCTTACACACTTGTAAATCCTGATGCACATGAAATTGGAAGCCCAACTGATGGCCCAGGAGTAAAAGGAAATGGAACAAAAGAAGATGGATACCTTGCTTATTATGAA ATTTGTAAAGGTATCAAGGAGCAAAAATGGGATGTTGTAAGAGCAAATCCTGGACAAACTGGTCCCTATGCACATCACGATAATTTTTGGGTTGGATACGATGATATTGATATTGTACGTGAAAAGGCATACTACGTTGCTGAAGAAGGACTAGGAGGAATTATGTTCTGGACGATTGACAACGATGATTTCCGAGGAAATTGTCATAATGAACCTTATCCTCTCATTGAAGCTGCCAAAAGAGCTCTCTACTCTTCCACTACATCCGTGCAATC taAAACCTCAGTATCAATTTCAACTTCTCGACTCAGAAATCGTTTTAGTTATAGCAGTCAGCATTTATTGACTGATGATACGAATAG AAGTCGGTCAGACAGACCAAGAAGCTTGAGCAACAACCGTGGAGTAACAACGCCATCCCCACCAACTACACCCAGCTCTGAACCAA GTTTCGTATGTACGGATGAAGGATTCTTTCCCCATACAAAGAGTTGCAAAAAATACTATTGGTGTTTGGAAGCAGCAGGTGTTGGCATGGTAGCCCATACATTTACATGTCCCCAAGGTCTTTTTTTCAACTCATTAACTGATGGATGTGACTTTAAACGTAATGTGGAATGTGGAGACAAAAGTACAAAGGAGGAAGTGAAGGTCGAAGACACAACCACAGAATCAAGCGTTGCGTCAAAGTCAAATGATAAGTCCGTTCAGGATATTTTGCAGGAAATTAAATCAGCAG GTGGTCTTGCAGCTTTTGAGGAACAATTACAGGAAGAAGAATTTGAAAAGAAGGAGTTGAAGCAGAGAACCAAGGATCGGAATGATGACATTTCAAGCAAAACAAGGAATCGTTTCACAAAGCTTTTAGAGAGGAAGAAGCCCAAAGAAAG TGAGCCCACTTCATCTGAATCAAGTTATTCACAAGAGAAAAAAGAACCCAGTAGCTTCCTAACAAGACTATCCAATCGCCGTCGTAATAATGATCCACCTAGTAGCACTTCCTCACCCATCATCACTGAATCTCCCTCAACCACTCCTATCACATCTTCCCCTATCTCCAATCCTCCCGCACGATCCGGTTTCCTTCGAAACCGTAACCGTCCCACCTTTCTTCGAAACCAACCACCTCAACC AGAGGAGAATATTCCTGCAGAAGATAACGAAATTGTTCTTCCTGAGACTCCAAGGAACTCCTTGGTTCAAGACCCATTGAAAAATGTTCAAAGAACATCCTTTTTAAACCGTGGTACTCCTCCACAAAGTGAAAATATTTCTGGATT gGGCAAGGCTGAGCCTGTCAAAATCTCTTCTGACAGCTTCAGACCCAAAACATTTGTTCGAaatgaggaagaagaagaagaactaGAAGTGATTAAAATTGACGACCAAACCCCTGATTTGAT TACTGAAGGAACTCCTACTCTACTCCAACGCTCTCGTGATTCTGAGAg TCGTAATTTGGCTTATGTAACAATCGATCGATCCAGAGGAACCCCCAAACTATCCGATGATACTGAACCCGTCATTCCATCTCAAGGCAGAGAATCCGCAGCACCGTCAACAACGTTAGTGGAAGAAGAAGCCCCAAGAGACCGAGAAAATACGGTCCGTGACTTAGA ATATGTGACAATTCAAAGAGGAGTTCCttcaaggaaaaaattacaatcacAG GTGATAGATCGCAAGCCCCTAGACGACGAAGAGTCAGTCGAAGACGCCGGGTCCTTGCAAGGGAGACTACTACAACGTCTTCAACAACGTAAaatcaaaacacaaaaaaatagaaatacactttttaaaacCTCACGCCGCCCAAGTTTTATTCGTCCACGCAAGCCAGTAACAACCGAGTCATCAGTCCTTACTCCAACCATAATAAATACtccagaagaagaagaaataattattaatgatgaaCATGTTCTTATCACTACCAACACAGTAGCAACGACTGAAATAGTCACAACTCAATCTGCGTCTACATCCCGTCCTCACCAGAAATTGAGACCCATAAATTTATCATCTCCTTCTTCAGTAAATGAAGTGGATCCATTACAAAATGAGTTTGAAACATCCTCcacaaaatcttttttcaatccCACATCTCCTTCACGGAATCGATTCCGACCTCAAGTGAATCAGTCCCCTGCTCCTAACACATCTCCCTCTCCTATAAGGAATCGATTTCAGCCTCAAGATGTATCATCACCACCTTCACCTATACGGAATAGATTCCGCACTAGAAATCAGTCTCCTCTATCCAGACCTTTATCATCACGGAGAAGATTACAACCCAAAGGTCAATTCCCAGCTCCTGACTCCTCAAATCCTTCCTCAACacaaaatttagtaataaatgaGGATCAACCTACCTCCTCTAGGCTTTCCACTCCTTTCCAAAATCGAATTCAATTACAGAATCAGTCCCCTGCTCATAAACCTTCAACTCATATTCCCTCTAGGGTTCAATTACAGGATCAGCCTCCGAAACATAGATCCGAAACAACTTTTGCTTTTGAGAACCGTATAAAATTACAGGAACAATCTCTTGATTCAAACGACTCGCCCTCTCCTAAAGATAATAAACCTCTAATTCGAGGTCAATTCCCTGCTCTGAGACCCTCGACTCCTTCTCCGTTCCAAAATCGCTTCCAAATCGAAGACCAATCACCTGAACCTACCCCAACACCCTCTCTAGAAGAGATTAAATCTCTAAATCCAGATCAATCACCTATTCCTACACCATCCACTCCCACtcctttacaaaataatttcctaCCCCAAGATCAATCACCTGCTCCTAGACTCTCAACTCCTTCTCCTCTACAGAATAACTTCCAACCTCGAGATCCTTCCTTTTTTCCAAGACCATCCTTTCCGCCACAAGATCCATCCCTTGATGTACCTGAAACTTCTCCCTCTCCTTTTAAGATTATAATCCAACCGGAAGATCAATCTCCTAATAATCCCAATATTTCTCTATCAAGAAGTAGACTCCAACTTCAACTACAGTCTCCCGATGCACCTGAAACTTCTCCATCAAGGGGTAAATTCCAACCTCATGAGCAATTCTTTGATACATCTGAACCTTCCCCATCTcctttaaataatagatttcgACAAGTTGAGCAATCTTCTGATAGACCTGCAAATACACAATATCCTACAAGGAGTAGATTCCAACCTCAAGGGCAATCCCCTGATACACCTGAAACTTCCCGATATCCTTCAAGGAGTCGATTCCAACCTCAAGAGCAATCCCTTGAAACACCTCCAACTTCCCCATCTCCTTTAAAGAGTCGATTCCAACCTCTAGAGCAATCCTCTGATACACCTGAAACCTCCTCTTCCGGAAGTTTATTTCAAGAGCAATCGACTGATTTGCCTACAACTTCCACATCTACAGTAAGGAATGTATTCCAGCCGCAAGAGCAATCCTCCGATGAACCTGAAACTCCATCTTTAAGGAGTAGGTTAAAACCTCAAGAACAATCCATTGATACATCTTCAACGCCCCCCTCTCCCTCAAACAATAGATTCCAATCTCATGAGCAATCGTCTGATACACCTAAAACCTCTCCTTCCGGAAATGGACTCCCGTCTCAAGAGCAACCCCAGGACTCTCCTAAAACCTCCTTCTCAAGAAATAGATTCCAATCACGAAATCGATCTCCTGATTCATCTCTTTCAAGAAACAGATTCCAATCACGAAATCGATCCCCTAAGGTACCTGAAATATCTCAAGAGGCAAGAACCAACATATTCCAGCAGCAACCCCGAAGACTTGACGTTTTCCGAAACCGATTTCAGGTATCTCCTTCTTCACCCAGACCTATAGTTTCCAAGTCCAAAGAGGAGGAGTTATTTTCTGATGTGCAACAACAACAGAACACACTTCCTATCTCGGACGATAAGGAGTCCAGCCAATCCAATAGTGATTTTCCAAGAGACAGTATCACAACAGCCTCAACTACCACAGACCCACCTGCTCGCTCAACCCTTCAATTTACAAGAACAACCCCTTCTGCAACTACTTCAAAGCCAAGATCCATTGTCACCTCTCCCGCTCGAAGATTTCCACCTTCATCCACACCTACTCGAAATGCTGCTTCTCGATCTCGCAGCAAATCGATAAATCGATCAAGAACCCGGTCCCGTCCTACTACTACCACCACAACTCCAGCACCTGAATATGACTATTATTATGATGAGGAGTATCCTGGAGAGAAGAATGGAATTGGGAAGTTAAAATCGGTTGATCCCATTTATGACTATGACCTGACACCATTAACAGAAAAA
- the Cht6 gene encoding uncharacterized protein Cht6 isoform X13, with the protein MSLVKNKILPTLIVVLVCLSISSGTKLVKRQVDNQKKVVCYYANWAVYRQGQAKFSPQNINPYLCTHLIYAFGGLKKDDTIAPFDKYQDLEKRGLSHFASLKTYNKELKTMVAIGGWNEASKKFSPMVADPERRYTFIKSAVQFLRRYNFDGIDLDWEYPTQRDGGRPQDKENYAKLIKEMREAFEREADQTGKDRLIISMAVPASLEITAEGYDVRALDKDLDFFNVLAYDYHSSLETAVNHHSPLFRIKEISEFDFRTDLNIESTIKYYLGHGASPNKLVLGIPTYGRSYTLVNPDAHEIGSPTDGPGVKGNGTKEDGYLAYYEICKGIKEQKWDVVRANPGQTGPYAHHDNFWVGYDDIDIVREKAYYVAEEGLGGIMFWTIDNDDFRGNCHNEPYPLIEAAKRALYSSTTSVQSKTSVSISTSRLRNRFSYSSQHLLTDDTNRSRSDRPRSLSNNRGVTTPSPPTTPSSEPSFVCTDEGFFPHTKSCKKYYWCLEAAGVGMVAHTFTCPQGLFFNSLTDGCDFKRNVECGDKSTKEEVKVEDTTTESSVASKSNDKSVQDILQEIKSAGGLAAFEEQLQEEEFEKKELKQRTKDRNDDISSKTRNRFTKLLERKKPKESEPTSSESSYSQEKKEPSSFLTRLSNRRRNNDPPSSTSSPIITESPSTTPITSSPISNPPARSGFLRNRNRPTFLRNQPPQPEENIPAEDNEIVLPETPRNSLVQDPLKNVQRTSFLNRGTPPQSENISGLGKAEPVKISSDSFRPKTFVRNEEEEEELEVIKIDDQTPDLITEGTPTLLQRSRDSERNFKFSSVQNRGLPPRLTKSSATDFSRNLAYVTIDRSRGTPKLSDDTEPVIPSQGRESAAPSTTLVEEEAPRDRENTVRDLEYVTIQRGVPSRKKLQSQVTSSSNSTSPAVDPAAIDSHSKDAADDETKKNNNKNQDDGPSTTTLLPTTTFTSEVTSTATATTTTLDSIKTTIFPSNIFDEENILNITVFKTISETLRLPNVSLFRPKSLTENSIQVHSAKLSSSKYLKDHKTMGGTTETVDDLLFSTTAFSPSTTIELTTTKTPHPSTTISTTTSINKIQALIYQRKNSGKNSFFLNKSRKEFESANEISDSKSSSSASSSPLPSNSIKIPSFKRPNLRAKFPRKPFGKKDLTPSTTQQSSSLIPDTNTFKPPSTTTTERNGFVKPSRPTNRLFNKFISRGTIGKLSKEDKTSSTSISDNITTTTSKTLVSAPVTRSTLRSFIPTRSFSRRPSSAFKPIDLSAAPSKKSISQDRSSSFRRSNLFTETTTDPTTITTYLPVIVETTEKLTVGKILANLHGDSTENPESSSLRPKSFKPKFQRNKLREKLQHQLQEQQESINLSTEEPETTTNTPQSSLSAVKIKSKITPRRILSRPGSKPSKPPRDFTTQKPNPSTPSRFQPTPRRNLRNRFSPTITGFSRNNERKNLFSSQLPRFLSTTTESTFIVTEPAVRVISNGDIAQKLGLIPTPIPLSVGGRDDDSTNIIDSTQINPLNKKDILVGLFNSQSSTKSPSFAPTERNTVKNLLESAIVSSSIPKQKVESSTERYVPFFPNALPLREPISDEDDISNAKEEDLANNFVKPISRSSTSFASRRQNKRGRKIKRRRNPSASSSSITTEAPQLFLGGPTVSPSRNVPKRQFGRRPNFSRQKNIRNRLTSERETTTFAPESSESVVEQGEEPNNQVSLNEVEPQFRRRRPDFQRRRNNIGDRSQAPRRRRVSRRRRVLARETTTTSSTT; encoded by the exons atgagtctagtcaaaaataaaatactgccAACCCTTATAGTGGTATTGGTATGTCTCTCCATATCTTCAG GAACAAAGTTGGTCAAAAGACAAGTTGATAATCAAAAGAAAGTTGTCTGCTACTATGCAAACTGGGCTGTCTACAGACAAGGCCAGGCCAAATTCTCACCTCAAAACATTAATCCTTATTTGTGCACGCATTTGATCTACGCATTTGGAGGATTGAAAAAAGATGATACAATTGCTCCATTTGACAAATACCAGGATCTAGAAAAAA GGGGATTATCACATTTTGCCTCCCTCAAAACATACAACAAGGAATTAAAAACCATGGTGGCCATTGGAGGATGGAATGAAGCATCCAAGAAATTTAGTCCCATGGTTGCTGATCCTGAGAGGCGATACACATTCATCAAGAGTGCTGTTCAGTTCTTGAGGCGATATAACTTTGATGGAATTGATTTGGATTGGGAGTATCCCACACAACGTGACGGAGGAAGGCCTcaagataaagaaaattatgCTAAATTGATCAAA GAAATGAGAGAAGCTTTTGAACGCGAAGCTGATCAAACTGGAAAGGATCGTCTCATCATATCTATGGCTGTTCCAGCTTCATTGGAAATTACTGCTGAAGGATATGACGTACGAGCATTGGATAAGGATTTGGATTTCTTTAATGTTTTAGCCTATGACTACCACTCCTCATTAGAGACAGCTGTGAATCATCATTCTCCTCTTTTCCGAATTAAAGAGATTTCGGAATTTGATTTCCGCACAGATTTAAATATCGAATCCacaattaagtattatttaggACATGGTGCTTCACCAAATAAACTTGTTTTGGGTATTCCTACCTATGGTCGCTCTTACACACTTGTAAATCCTGATGCACATGAAATTGGAAGCCCAACTGATGGCCCAGGAGTAAAAGGAAATGGAACAAAAGAAGATGGATACCTTGCTTATTATGAA ATTTGTAAAGGTATCAAGGAGCAAAAATGGGATGTTGTAAGAGCAAATCCTGGACAAACTGGTCCCTATGCACATCACGATAATTTTTGGGTTGGATACGATGATATTGATATTGTACGTGAAAAGGCATACTACGTTGCTGAAGAAGGACTAGGAGGAATTATGTTCTGGACGATTGACAACGATGATTTCCGAGGAAATTGTCATAATGAACCTTATCCTCTCATTGAAGCTGCCAAAAGAGCTCTCTACTCTTCCACTACATCCGTGCAATC taAAACCTCAGTATCAATTTCAACTTCTCGACTCAGAAATCGTTTTAGTTATAGCAGTCAGCATTTATTGACTGATGATACGAATAG AAGTCGGTCAGACAGACCAAGAAGCTTGAGCAACAACCGTGGAGTAACAACGCCATCCCCACCAACTACACCCAGCTCTGAACCAA GTTTCGTATGTACGGATGAAGGATTCTTTCCCCATACAAAGAGTTGCAAAAAATACTATTGGTGTTTGGAAGCAGCAGGTGTTGGCATGGTAGCCCATACATTTACATGTCCCCAAGGTCTTTTTTTCAACTCATTAACTGATGGATGTGACTTTAAACGTAATGTGGAATGTGGAGACAAAAGTACAAAGGAGGAAGTGAAGGTCGAAGACACAACCACAGAATCAAGCGTTGCGTCAAAGTCAAATGATAAGTCCGTTCAGGATATTTTGCAGGAAATTAAATCAGCAG GTGGTCTTGCAGCTTTTGAGGAACAATTACAGGAAGAAGAATTTGAAAAGAAGGAGTTGAAGCAGAGAACCAAGGATCGGAATGATGACATTTCAAGCAAAACAAGGAATCGTTTCACAAAGCTTTTAGAGAGGAAGAAGCCCAAAGAAAG TGAGCCCACTTCATCTGAATCAAGTTATTCACAAGAGAAAAAAGAACCCAGTAGCTTCCTAACAAGACTATCCAATCGCCGTCGTAATAATGATCCACCTAGTAGCACTTCCTCACCCATCATCACTGAATCTCCCTCAACCACTCCTATCACATCTTCCCCTATCTCCAATCCTCCCGCACGATCCGGTTTCCTTCGAAACCGTAACCGTCCCACCTTTCTTCGAAACCAACCACCTCAACC AGAGGAGAATATTCCTGCAGAAGATAACGAAATTGTTCTTCCTGAGACTCCAAGGAACTCCTTGGTTCAAGACCCATTGAAAAATGTTCAAAGAACATCCTTTTTAAACCGTGGTACTCCTCCACAAAGTGAAAATATTTCTGGATT gGGCAAGGCTGAGCCTGTCAAAATCTCTTCTGACAGCTTCAGACCCAAAACATTTGTTCGAaatgaggaagaagaagaagaactaGAAGTGATTAAAATTGACGACCAAACCCCTGATTTGAT TACTGAAGGAACTCCTACTCTACTCCAACGCTCTCGTGATTCTGAGAg GAATTTTAAGTTCTCATCGGTACAAAATAGGGGCTTACCACCGCGATTGACAAAATCTTCTGCTACAGACTTTAG TCGTAATTTGGCTTATGTAACAATCGATCGATCCAGAGGAACCCCCAAACTATCCGATGATACTGAACCCGTCATTCCATCTCAAGGCAGAGAATCCGCAGCACCGTCAACAACGTTAGTGGAAGAAGAAGCCCCAAGAGACCGAGAAAATACGGTCCGTGACTTAGA ATATGTGACAATTCAAAGAGGAGTTCCttcaaggaaaaaattacaatcacAG GTCACTTCCTCTTCTAATTCTACTTCCCCTGCTGTTGACCCTGCTGCCATTGACAGTCACAGCAAAGATGCTGCTGATGATGAAactaaaaagaacaataataaaaatcaagatgATGGTCCTTCAACAACCACACTTCTGCCAACGACCACTTTTACGTCGGAAGTGACGTCGACAGCAACAGCGACAACCACAACTCTTGATTCTATTAAAACCACAATTTTCCCTTCAAACatatttgatgaagaaaatattttgaacatcactgtttttaaaactatttctgAAACACTGCGGTTACCAAATGTCTCTTTATTTAGACCTAAGTCCTTAACGGAAAACTCTATCCAGGTTCATTCTGCTAAACTTTCATCcagcaaatatttaaaagatcatAAAACGATGGGGGGAACAACGGAGACGGTTGATGATCTATTATTTTCTACAACAGCCTTCAGTCCATCAACCACAATTGAGCTAACTACAACGAAGACGCCACATCCAAGCACCACCATATCAACGACAACatccattaataaaatacaagcaTTGATCTATCAACGGAAGAATTCCGGGAAAAATAGCTTCTTTCTTAATAAGAGTCGTAAGGAGTTTGAGTCTGCCAATGAAATCAGTGACTCAAAATCCAGCTCGTCTGCCTCTTCCTCTCCTTTGCCCTCAAACTCCATCAAAATTCCATCTTTTAAAAGACCTAACCTTAGAGCTAAATTCCCAAGAAAGCCCTTTGGCAAGAAAGACCTAACACCTTCCACAACGCAACAAAGCTCTTCCCTTATCCCTGACACTAACACCTTTAAACCTCCTTCCACCACCACAACAGAGCGTAATGGCTTTGTCAAGCCAAGTCGGCCAACAAATCgcttattcaataaatttatttctcgTGGTACCATTGGTAAACTCTCCAAGGAAGACAAAACTAGTAGCACGAGTATTAGTGACAATATCACAACAACTACTTCTAAAACCTTAGTCAGTGCTCCTGTCACAAGATCAACCTTAAGATCATTCATTCCTACAAGATCTTTCTCACGTAGACCTTCAAGTGCATTTAAACCCATTGATTTATCTGCTGCACCTAGCAAAAAGAGCATTTCTCAGGATAGATCCTCATCATTCAGAAGAAGTAACCTCTTTACTGAGACCACAACGGATCCTACAACAATAACAACATATCTCCCAGTTATTGTAGAAACCACAGAGAAATTGACCGTCGGAAAGATTTTGGCAAATCTACATGGCGACTCGACAGAGAATCCAGAAAGCTCATCACTTCGGCCCAAGAGTTTCAAgccaaaatttcaaagaaataaactCAGAGAAAAGTTACAACATCAACTTCAAGAGCAACAGGAGAGCATTAACCTTAGCACTGAAGAGCCTGAGACCACCACTAATACTCCTCAATCATCCCTATCTGCTGTTAAAATCAAGAGCAAAATAACTCCAAGACGTATTCTATCAAGACCTGGTTCCAAGCCTTCTAAGCCTCCAAGGGATTTTACTACGCAGAAGCCCAATCCCTCAACTCCATCTCGCTTTCAACCTACGCCCAGGAGAAATTTGAGGAATCGATTTTCACCCACCATAACAGGATTTTCTCGTAATAATGAGAGGAAAAATCTATTTTCCTCTCAGTTGCCTCGCTTTCTCTCAACTACAACTGAATCAACATTCATTGTAACTGAACCTGCTGTCAGAGTCATTTCGAATGGTGACATTGCACAAAAGTTGGGATTAATCCCAACACCCATTCCACTGAGTGTTGGTGGTAGAGATGATGACAGTACTAACATTATTGACTCAACACAAATAAATcctctgaataaaaaagacATCCTCGTCGGACTTTTTAATTCCCAATCCTCGACTAAGTCACCATCGTTTGCTCCAACTGAGAGGAATACGGTTAAAAATCTACTGGAATCCGCAATTGTGTCTTCCTCCATTCCAAAACAAAAAGTTGAATCTTCCACTGAAAGATATGTTCCTTTTTTCCCCAATGCTCTACCTCTTAGAGAACCTATCTCTGACGAAGATGATATTTCTAATGCTAAAGAAGAGGATTTAGCTAACAACTTTGTTAAGCCCATTTCACGCTCAAGCACATCTTTTGCTTCACGAAGACAAAATAAACGAGGACGCAAAATAAAGAGACGAAGAAACCCTTCAGCTTCTTCCAGTAGTATCACAACTGAGGCACCTCAACTATTTCTTGGAGGTCCAACAGTTAGTCCTAGTAGAAACGTGCCCAAAAGACAATTTGGTCGAAGACCTAATTTTTctaggcaaaaaaatataagaaaccgCTTAACATCTGAAAGAGAAACGACGACCTTTGCCCCTGAGTCATCTGAGTCAGTAGTAGAACAAGGAGAAGAACCTAACAATCAAGTTTCTCTCAATGAAGTAGAGCCTCAATTCAGAAGACGACGACCTGACTTTCAGAGAAGACGTAATAATATAG GTGATAGATCGCAAGCCCCTAGACGACGAAGAGTCAGTCGAAGACGCCGGGTCCTTGCAAGGGAGACTACTACAACGTCTTCAACAACGTAA